In the Candidatus Limnocylindrales bacterium genome, one interval contains:
- the speA gene encoding biosynthetic arginine decarboxylase, with amino-acid sequence MWNITDSIKTYGVERWGAGYFSVNKQGHLMVKPSKEDTRSIDIKQVVDALVQKNVSLPIVLRFPQILETQVKLLHESFKNAMTEFNYGGDYMCAFPIKVNQRKEVTEELLRVGKKYNLGLEVGSKAELLIGLYLLDNPHALLICNGYKDDKFIRMALAGLKLGKNVVLVVEYAAELERIIQISKEMGIRPPIGLRAKLTSKGSGRWEKSGGEAAKFGLSTIEMLQCIRMLSDNNMLNCLQMVHFHIGSQITDIEKIQGAVKEAARVYAKLKKETPQLIYLNVGGGLGVDYDGSKTSFDSSINYSIQEYANTVVYTIGEICKSEDVPKPTIITESGRALVAYHSMLVMNVLGEIEYPYDEIHEVKITEDTAHVVKELYDIWQGINAKNYREYYHDALQQKEELFTLFNLGYLSLEDRAYGEILFWEISEKVQQLTQPINRLSEEFLRLRKLLSSKYICNFSVFQSMPDSWAIDHLFPILPIHRLDEEPTIEATLVDLTCDSDGKVDRFIDIREIKETIRLHPLTKDPYYIGVCLLGAYQDVMGDFHNLFGSVNEALIVIDERGNWYIKQIVRGHSVSDMLSYVRYNRDLMQASLQTLADRLVRDGKLSKEESEKILEYYNNELNGYTYLS; translated from the coding sequence ATGTGGAACATCACCGATTCTATAAAAACTTATGGTGTAGAGAGATGGGGAGCCGGGTATTTCAGTGTTAACAAACAAGGACATCTCATGGTAAAACCTTCGAAGGAAGATACTCGAAGTATCGATATCAAGCAAGTTGTGGATGCCCTGGTTCAAAAGAATGTATCCCTACCGATTGTTTTACGTTTCCCTCAGATCCTGGAAACTCAGGTTAAACTACTCCATGAGAGCTTCAAAAATGCCATGACCGAGTTTAACTACGGCGGCGATTACATGTGTGCCTTTCCCATTAAGGTGAATCAAAGAAAAGAAGTCACCGAAGAACTCTTGAGAGTGGGAAAAAAATACAATCTGGGACTCGAAGTTGGTAGCAAAGCTGAATTACTTATCGGTCTGTATTTATTGGATAATCCCCATGCCTTACTTATCTGTAACGGTTACAAGGATGATAAGTTTATTCGCATGGCTTTAGCCGGTTTAAAACTGGGTAAAAACGTCGTTCTGGTGGTGGAGTACGCTGCAGAATTGGAAAGAATTATCCAAATCTCCAAGGAAATGGGAATTCGCCCCCCTATCGGACTGAGAGCTAAATTAACCTCTAAAGGGAGTGGACGATGGGAAAAATCAGGTGGGGAAGCGGCTAAATTTGGGCTCAGTACCATTGAAATGCTCCAATGTATTCGAATGCTCTCTGATAATAATATGTTGAATTGCCTGCAAATGGTTCATTTCCACATTGGGTCCCAGATAACCGACATTGAAAAAATACAGGGTGCGGTGAAAGAGGCAGCCCGGGTTTATGCAAAGCTTAAGAAAGAAACTCCTCAATTGATCTATCTCAATGTAGGTGGTGGATTAGGTGTGGACTACGATGGGAGCAAAACCTCTTTTGATTCCAGTATCAATTATTCTATTCAGGAATATGCAAATACCGTTGTGTATACCATAGGGGAGATTTGTAAAAGCGAAGATGTGCCCAAACCTACCATCATAACCGAAAGTGGCCGGGCTTTAGTGGCCTACCACTCGATGCTGGTTATGAATGTGCTTGGAGAAATAGAATACCCCTACGATGAGATCCATGAGGTAAAGATAACCGAAGACACCGCCCATGTAGTTAAAGAGCTCTATGATATCTGGCAGGGTATCAACGCAAAGAACTACCGTGAATACTACCATGATGCCTTACAACAAAAAGAAGAGCTCTTTACACTGTTCAATTTAGGTTATTTGAGTCTGGAAGATCGGGCTTATGGGGAAATACTGTTCTGGGAAATCTCTGAAAAGGTCCAGCAACTCACCCAACCCATCAATCGACTCTCTGAAGAGTTTCTTCGACTACGGAAGTTATTGTCCAGCAAGTATATCTGTAACTTCTCGGTATTTCAATCCATGCCGGATAGCTGGGCCATCGATCACCTGTTTCCTATTCTACCTATCCATCGGCTCGATGAAGAACCTACCATCGAGGCAACCCTGGTGGATTTGACTTGCGATTCAGATGGAAAAGTGGATCGCTTTATCGACATTCGGGAGATCAAAGAGACTATCCGACTCCACCCCCTTACTAAAGACCCTTATTACATCGGGGTTTGCCTGTTAGGGGCCTATCAAGATGTCATGGGGGATTTCCATAACCTCTTCGGAAGTGTCAATGAAGCCCTTATCGTCATCGATGAACGAGGAAACTGGTATATCAAACAGATTGTGAGAGGCCACTCGGTTAGTGATATGTTAAGCTATGTGAGATATAACAGAGACCTTATGCAAGCCTCACTCCAGACTCTGGCCGATCGATTGGTACGAGATGGAAAACTCAGTAAAGAAGAAAGTGAGAAGATCCTTGAATATTATAACAATGAGCTAAACGGATATACATATCTCTCCTAA
- a CDS encoding cyclophilin-like fold protein, protein MPKKIKITAGEVEMEAQLNDSQTAKAIWDALPIQARGNTWGDEIYFSIPVQAKAENPTEEVEVGDLGYWPPGHAFCIFFGPTPVSSGPKPKPASAVNPLGKVLGDPKAFKKVRSGTEVKLERAE, encoded by the coding sequence ATGCCTAAAAAGATAAAAATTACCGCAGGTGAAGTCGAAATGGAAGCTCAACTGAATGATTCTCAAACGGCCAAAGCCATATGGGATGCCCTCCCTATTCAGGCTAGAGGTAATACCTGGGGGGATGAGATCTATTTCAGCATTCCGGTTCAGGCTAAAGCAGAAAATCCCACCGAAGAGGTTGAGGTGGGAGACCTGGGTTATTGGCCACCGGGTCATGCCTTCTGTATCTTCTTTGGTCCTACCCCGGTCAGTAGCGGCCCTAAACCCAAGCCGGCCAGCGCCGTCAATCCGCTTGGAAAAGTCCTGGGAGATCCAAAAGCTTTTAAAAAAGTACGTTCCGGAACCGAAGTTAAATTGGAAAGAGCGGAATAA
- a CDS encoding cyclic nucleotide-binding domain-containing protein yields MNLEVLSKYKKLEVKAGTILFKENDPGDFMYVILDGQVLIYKRVMEGVNKTLSTLTTGEYFGEMSLLLRANRTATAEVIQDAVLVKLDQENFREVLRESPETGIEMLTQMARRLEKSNEEAIYMALELALLERKPADYKSIPSRGQLLIATGSFEMEKLPEVLRLRKEVRWSTGVNERASVLKVGSSQDALIYLLEVEDLREVIKLILAFKGLVRWDFSLGISPDEDFIDTLNQG; encoded by the coding sequence ATGAATTTAGAAGTCTTAAGTAAGTATAAGAAACTAGAAGTTAAGGCCGGAACCATTTTATTTAAAGAAAATGATCCCGGGGATTTTATGTATGTTATTCTGGACGGTCAGGTTCTCATTTACAAGCGTGTTATGGAAGGAGTCAACAAAACGCTCTCTACGTTAACTACCGGGGAATATTTTGGAGAGATGAGTCTTCTCTTAAGGGCTAATCGAACGGCAACTGCTGAGGTTATTCAAGATGCCGTTTTAGTTAAGTTAGATCAGGAAAACTTCCGAGAAGTCCTTCGGGAAAGCCCGGAGACGGGAATCGAAATGCTTACTCAGATGGCCAGACGACTGGAAAAGAGTAATGAAGAGGCCATCTATATGGCCCTGGAATTAGCTTTATTAGAGCGTAAACCGGCCGATTATAAAAGTATCCCAAGTCGGGGTCAACTTCTTATCGCAACCGGCTCCTTTGAAATGGAAAAACTTCCCGAAGTCCTGAGGCTCAGAAAAGAGGTTCGATGGTCGACCGGGGTTAATGAACGGGCCAGCGTTTTAAAGGTAGGAAGTTCCCAAGATGCGTTGATATACCTCCTTGAAGTGGAAGATTTACGAGAGGTCATCAAATTAATCCTGGCCTTTAAAGGATTGGTGCGATGGGATTTCTCTCTGGGAATATCTCCCGATGAGGACTTCATAGATACTCTGAACCAGGGGTAG
- a CDS encoding type IV pilus twitching motility protein PilT: MPQIDELLKRMVEKEASDLHLTVGAYPLVRIHGELEKMDSLGVISESPLQSDQLRKLLYEILTEEQIQEFEERKELDFAYQAPGIGRFRTNIFEQLKGVGAAFRLIPNQILSLEELGLPKTLAKFTRLHKGLVLVTGPTGSGKSTTLASLIDLINRERKVHIITIEDPVEFVHVNKNSLINQRQLGSNTLSFSNALRAALREDPDVILIGEMRDLETISLAITAAETGHLVFGTLHTNSAAKTIDRIIDAFPSGQQAQIRTQLSESLKGVISQQLLKRADGKGRVVAIEILVGTPAIANLIREGKTYQIPSVIQTGRREGMQTMDQAIIDLLKMGKITTEEAFDKCVDRETFQKYLGRM; the protein is encoded by the coding sequence ATGCCGCAAATCGACGAGCTTCTTAAAAGAATGGTAGAGAAGGAAGCTTCGGATCTCCATCTAACTGTCGGCGCTTATCCTTTGGTTAGAATCCATGGGGAATTGGAAAAGATGGATTCCCTGGGCGTAATTTCCGAATCCCCTCTTCAATCCGATCAGTTGAGAAAACTTCTCTATGAGATCCTGACCGAAGAGCAGATTCAAGAGTTTGAGGAAAGAAAAGAACTTGACTTTGCTTACCAGGCTCCGGGGATCGGAAGGTTTCGAACCAATATTTTTGAACAATTGAAGGGGGTGGGAGCAGCCTTCAGGCTGATTCCAAACCAGATTCTCTCTCTGGAAGAGCTGGGGCTCCCGAAAACCTTGGCAAAGTTTACCCGACTCCATAAAGGATTAGTTTTGGTTACAGGTCCCACCGGATCCGGTAAATCAACCACCCTGGCCTCCCTGATCGATCTGATCAATCGGGAAAGGAAAGTTCATATCATTACTATCGAAGACCCTGTGGAATTCGTTCATGTAAACAAAAATAGCCTGATTAACCAAAGACAACTTGGCTCCAATACCCTATCCTTTTCCAACGCCCTTCGAGCAGCCCTTCGAGAAGATCCAGATGTCATCCTTATCGGAGAAATGCGAGATCTGGAAACAATTTCTTTGGCCATCACCGCAGCCGAGACCGGTCATCTGGTCTTTGGAACCTTGCATACCAACAGTGCTGCCAAGACCATAGATCGAATTATAGATGCGTTTCCTTCCGGTCAGCAGGCTCAAATTCGCACCCAACTTTCAGAATCCCTTAAAGGGGTTATTTCCCAACAGCTCCTTAAACGGGCTGACGGAAAAGGGCGTGTTGTTGCCATCGAGATATTGGTTGGAACTCCTGCCATAGCCAATTTGATTCGAGAAGGCAAAACTTATCAAATTCCTTCCGTGATACAAACGGGCCGAAGAGAAGGTATGCAAACCATGGATCAGGCTATTATTGATCTGTTGAAAATGGGAAAAATAACTACCGAAGAGGCCTTTGATAAGTGTGTAGATCGGGAAACTTTCCAGAAATATCTGGGACGGATGTAA